A single region of the Camelus ferus isolate YT-003-E chromosome 2, BCGSAC_Cfer_1.0, whole genome shotgun sequence genome encodes:
- the TMA16 gene encoding translation machinery-associated protein 16 — MPKAPKGKNGRQEKKVIHPYSRKAAQITRQAHKQEKKEKLKNDKALRLSLIGEKLQWFQSHLDPKKVGYSKRDACELIERYLNRFSSELEQIELQNSIKDRQGRRHCSRETVIRQTVARERQQYEGYGFEIPDILNASNLKTFREWDLDLKKLPNIKMRKICANDAVPKKCKKKTVTAVDGDLGELELKDESSDTDEEMTAVD, encoded by the exons ATG cCTAAAgcaccaaagggaaaaaatggaagacaggaaaaaaaagtcatccatCCATATAGCAGAAAAGCAGCTCAAATTACAAGACAGGctcacaaacaagaaaaaaaggaaaa GTTGAAGAATGACAAGGCGTTGCGTCTCAGCCTTATTG GTGAAAAACTTCAGTGGTTTCAGAGTCATCTTGATCCCAAAAAAGTAGGATATTCAAAGAGAGATGCTTGTGAATTAATTGAAAG GTATTTAAATCGATTCAGCAGTGAGCTGGAGCAGATTGAGTTGCAGAACAGCATCAAGGACCGGCAGGGCAGGCGGCACTGCTCCCGGGAGACGGTCATCAGGCAGACGGTGGCGCGGGAGCGGCAGCAGTACGAGGGATACGGCTTCG AGATTCCAGACATTTTAAATGCAAGTAACCTGAAAACTTTTAG GGAGTGGGATTTGGATctgaagaaactgccaaacattaaaatgagaaaaatttgtgCTAATGATGCAGTGCCGAAGAAGTGCAAGAAGAAAACCGTCACAGCTGTAGACGGAGATTTAGGGGAATTGGAACTAAAAGATGAATCAAGTGACACGGATGAGGAAATGACTGCAGTGGACTAA